The stretch of DNA GAGCGGGGAGGGTGGTGGTTGGTGTCTCTGATACCAGATGATAGGATCTACTAGCACTCTCGATTAATAGCAGTATATGTGGCGATTACAGAGACAGATTACAAGAATTGCGATCTAGGGTTCGtctgggaaggaagaggaaggggaTAAGAGCCGAGCCGCCGTCGCCTTGATCCACTGGATGCCCTTCCCTTCGTCGCCTCTAGGTTAAGTAATGCGTGGCTTGGCCGTGGCCCATTTTGGGCCCGCGTACTTGGCGTTAGGCTTCCTGGCGCGGCTGGGCTGCGCCACTTCTGATTGTGGCCTGTTGGGTTGTGGGTCCGCGCCGTCAGGGTCGCTAACAGCCTTGAGCCCGCTGTCTAGAAAATTAGCTAGATCTTTGCTTAGGTCTGCGGGTGGGACGATGACGCCGTCGTTTTCGTCGCCCTCCTGTTGGTCGTCCATCAGTCTTGGGACCTCGATGGTGCACTTGATCACTAGGCAGCCATCGTCGAGGCACCCGGACAAATCGGCCTTACTCACAAACTTGCTCCTACCCCAGCCCCAATCTGTGGATGAGAACTTCTTGGGGCCGGTTTTGTATTTGTGTTTCTCCCCTGTCGCCGGCGCCGCGGGGTCCTGGAGGCAGAAGGAATAGAAGGCCCTGACCTCTTCCTCGCCGGCGGTCATCAGCTTAAGGAAAATCGAACTAAACTGGCCGTTGACGACCCTAGCGTCGTCGTTCGGGTAGTACATGATAGCCCAGTCATGATCAGCAACGCGGAAAGTGTCGGAAGTGAGCGGAATCTTGCCCGTGATCATGGAGTGGCCGACGACCTTGAACAGGTGCTCGCCGGCGTGAACCACCACCGCCGAGGAGGACTTGGTTACCATGGCAGCGGACTTGTAGCGAAGAGGTTTCGAGAAACAAAATCGATCTAATCTAAACGAATCGATGGGCGGACAGAGCCACGGACGTACATCGATCGATGTTTTCAACTGCAGGTCCAGCTAAGTGGGGCCTCGAAATACAAAGTCCGTCCTAGGTGACGGTTCCGTAATTTGCGCAGGGGCGATCTGGAGGCGATCCGATCTACCCTAGGGTTCGTCGGCTCCCTCTCGCTCCTGGTCGTCAATACTCCCAGTAACGCAGGCCTACCGTTCTCTCTGTGACTACGGCCAGGTCTAGGTCTCTCGTCCGTCGACCCAGTGTACGGCGAGGGTGTCAAGATCCCACGTTCAGTCCAGGTGAGGAGGAGattgggaggatggaggaggtggCGGGGATGTTGAGGGGGCTTAGGCTTTCGGAGGCAGAGAAGAGGGGTTTGAAGTTGAAGAAGGTGGAGAAGGGGAAGGTGATTGAGTGGGCAGAGGATGATCCGCAGGCGGTTGGGAAGTTGTTCTCGAAGAAACCAGTGAATTCGAGCGTGATTGGGAACACGTTGGGAAGAATTTGGTGCCCAATCAAAGGGGTGGGATGCACGGAACTAGAAACAAACATCTTCTTATTCACCTTTCGGCAGGCAGTAGGTTGGAGAAGAGCTTTGGAGGATGGACCATGGTGGTTTGACAAGGAGTTGCTGGTAATGGAAGTCTTTGACCCAGAGAAAACCATGGCAGAATATGACTTCAATCTGATCCCTATGTGGGTTCGGGTTTTTGGGCTCCCGCTCGGCTCGATGAATAGGGCAACTGGCGAACTGATAGGAAAGGATTTCCATGAAGTGGTGGATGTGGATGTTGGGCCTGATGGGAAAGCAGTTGGCAAGTTCTTACGGATCAAGGTGATACTAAACATCCAACAACCATTGATGAGGGGCTTCTTGCTAGACAGAGAGGGGGATGGTCAAGGGGATGCAGATATGGTTGGTCCGGTACAGAACAAGGGAAAGAAAAAGATCCTTTGGTGCAGGTTTGAATACGAACACATGCCGGATTTTTGCTACACCTGTGGTATAATTGGCCATGGCGAGAAGGAATGCGTGGTAAAAACCCCAAAGGGTGATGCACCCCAGTTTGGCTCCTGGCTGCGTGTATAGGAGATGATGAAGAGAGTAGATGATGGAAGGAAGGGAAGATGGGGAGAtggaagaggaaatagcgggagtaGGAGCTGGAGCGGGGGCCGAGTGGGGAGTGGAACATCTGATTATGGGGATAGGAGGAACTATAACCTGGGTAGAGGAAGTGGTTCTGCGGGCAGTGATGCGCCGTCTTGGCGTAAGGAAGGTAGAAATTCAGGAAGCCGGAGCCGTCAGGAAGGTGGAGATGACGATGAAGTTACTAGTCCACTGAAGAAGAAAAATGGAGAGGAGAAGGTCTCGGATAACAGTAAAACTACAAAGAGACTGGAGTTTAACACTGGAAACATCTCTGATCCATAAGGAGAGCAGAAGGGGGGAGACATGAGTGCTGATGTGCAGGCTCATATAACAAAAGCCGACATGGGATACGCATGTACTGATAAGGCTGATATGAGTAGAAACAAAGGATCACATAGCAGACTGGCACAAGGAAACCACGTGCATGGGCATGCGCAGAAGGGGAAAGCTGGAGGTAAATTTAAAAGGAAACCGAGAGATGCAAACAATATGGAGAAAACATCAAAAGAACAGCTACCGGTCGCAGGCAAGAGGGATGGAGGCGAGATGGATATTGATGATATTAACCGGGCGAAGAAAGGACGTGTGGATGGTGAGGAAAAGGGGGGagatggagaggaggagaagggagggGTGATGGACGCGTCAGTACGTGTAATTGCAGGGGAGGAGAACGACACCAACAATGCTAGCATATCGGCCGGGCTGCAGGAGCAGCCCCGCCGGGAGCAATGAAAATAATtagttggaactgccgggggctcGGGAATGGCCCGGCAGTTTGTTCTCTTCTCGAGTTGGGAAGAGTGGAGGATCCCGACATTTTATTTCTTTGTGAGACGAGGATGACGGAGAAGGAGTTGGATCGGTTTCGGTGGTTGCTTGGCTTAGTGAACATGACTGCATGGAAGGCGGAGGGGAGAAGTAGAGGGGTGGCATTATTCTGGAGGAGAGGGGTGGATGTGGCGTTAAGATCCTATGGAAGAAGGCATATTGATGTTGATATAACAGAAGGAGATGGTTCACAGTGGCGTCTTACGGGGGTTTATGGGGAATCTGAGGCGGCGAGGAAGAAAGAAACATGGAGAACTCTTGGTTTATTGAAACAACAACATCAAGATACAAGGCCCGTGGTTGTGCCTAGGGGACTTTAATGAAATACTTTCGAGTACAGAGAAGGAAGGCGGTGCGGTCCGGCCACAACACTGCATGGACGGCTTTAGGGAGGCATTAAACAGATGCAAGCTGCGGGACATTGGGTTCGAGGGTGACATATACACCTGGAGGAACCATAGTAAGGAGCTACATACATACATTTGTGAACGGTTGGATAGGGCGACCGCGAACGAGCAATGGTGTGACAAATTCCCTGGGTTTGTAGTTGTCAATGGAGATCCGCGACATTCTGATCATCGGCCAATCATAGTCTGTACGGAGGGTGCGGAGAGTAATTGGAGTAGGGGAGACTCAGGATTCAGATTTGAAGCACGCTGGCTGCAAGAGGAAGGTTGCACTGATGTGATTCGAGAGGCCTGGAATGCGAGCAGNNNNNNNNNNNNNNNNNNNNNNNNNNNNNNNNNNNNNNNNNNNNNNNNNNNNNNNNNNNNNNNNNNNNNNNNNNNNNNNNNNNNNNNNNNNNNNNNNNNNNNNNNNNNNNNNNNNNNNNNNNNNNNNNNNNNNNNNNNNNNNNNNNNNNNNNNNNNNNNNNNNNNNNNNNNNNNNNNNNNNNNNNNNNNNNNNNNNNNNNNNNNNNNNNNNNNNNNNNNNNNNNNNNNNNNNNNNNNNNNNNNNNNNNNNNNNNNNNNNNNNNNNNNNNNNNNNNNNNNNNNNNNNNNNNNNNNNNNNNNNNNNNNNNNNNNNNNNNNNNNNNNNNNNNNNNNNNNNNNNNNNNNNNNNNNNNNNNNNNNNNNNNNNNNNNNNNNNNNNNNNNNNNNNNNNNNNNNNNNNNNNNNTAGCACACACTTTGCGATCAGTGGCGGGGGAGCTGACCAAGTGGAATAAGGAGGTCGTGGGAGAGCTAGAAGGCCGGTTGAAAAAGGCACGCCGAGACTTGGAGAGATGCATGCTTGAGCCTGTGTCACAAGAGAAAATTTTAGAGGAAGCTGGATTGAGGCGACTGGTGGAGGAGTTAGAAGAAAAGAAGCATACTCATTACAAACAAAGGGCTCATGTGTGGTGGCTGAGGGATGGAAACAGAAACACAGGCTATCTGAAGTCAGTGGCGATAGCGAGGAAGAAAGCTAATAGGATAAAGGAGCTCAGGAGGGAGGATGGGGTAGTAGTGAAGAAGGAAGAGGAGTTAACTAATTATGTGTGCTCTTTTTTTCAGGACCTCTTTACATCTTGCTCGGGGAGCCGAACACCTGGACTCATTGAAAAGGTGAAACCACGCGTCACCGCCACCATGCATTCGACCCTTAATGCGGAGTTCACAAGGGAAGAAATTAAGGCCGCATTGGATCATATTGGAGATCTCAAGGCCCTGGGGCCGGACGGCATGCCCTCCGTCGTCTTCAAGCGCCATTGGGAGTTTATGGGAGACAAAGTGGTTGAGGAGGTCATGGACGTTCTAAATGGTGGTGATATCCGCGAAGGCTGGAACGATACCCTTGTGGTTCTTATACCCAAAGTTCATAACCCGAAAAGGATCAAAGATCTTCAGCCAATTAGCCTGTGCAACGTAATATACAAGCTGGTCTCCAAAGTCCTAGCTAACAGGCTCAAAGTGGTGCTACCGGAGATCATTTCAGATAATCAAAGTGCGTTTGTACCCGGCAGATTGATCACGGATAATGTGTTGATTGCCTATGAGGTCTCACACTACTTGATGAACAAGAGGAATGGTAAGGAAGGCTATGCTGCAGTAAAGGCGGACATGAGCAAGGCGTACGACCAGGTTGAGTGGAGTTTCTTAGAGGCTATGATGACAAAGCTTGGGTTCAGCAGGCCATGGGTGAAGCTAGTTATGAAATGCGTAACTACTGTACGATACCAGATAAAGCTTAATGGTACACGAACGGAACAGTTCAGTCCTTCTAGAGGCCTGCGGCAAGGAGACCCATTGTCGCCATACTTGTTTGTCATTTGCGTGGAAGGATTATCTGCCCTGCTAATGGAGGCGGAGGAGAAGAAAAGTATCACCGGGGTCAAAATATGTACAACTGTTCCTAGTGTGTCTCACCTTCTCTTTGCTGATGATTCCATGCTCTTGTTGAAGGCGAACCAAGAGGAGGCGGCCGCATTGCATGATGTTTTGGCTCTGTATGAGGACTGCTCAGGGCAGTGTATTAACGTGGAGAAGTCGGCCATCATGTTCAGTCCGAACACCCCGGAGGAAGCAAAAGAATCAGTCAAGAATGCTTTACAGATCAATAGCGAGAACTGGAACGAACGATACCTTGGTCTTCCGGTGCATGTAGGCAGATCAAGGAGGAAAACATTTGCTTATGTCAAAGGTAATATCTGCGGGAGAGTATATGGCTGGCAGGAGAGGTTACTGGCTAAAGAGAGCAAAGAAGGACTGGTGAAGGGAGTTGCTCAGGCCATTCCAACTTATGCAATGTCATGCTTCGATCTAACCAAATCCTTGTGTTCAGAAATCAATAGTTTGCTTGGGAAGTTCCGGCGGAGCCATCAAGACAAGGAAAACACTTTGCATTGGATCAGTTGGGACAAACTGACACTACCGAAAGCTAAAGGAGGACTTGGTTTCCGAGATATGCATAACTTCAACCTTGCAATGCTGTCCAGGCAGGGGTGGTGTCTTCTTCAAAATCAGGACAGTCTCTGAGCAAAGGTCCTAAAGGCTATGTATTTTCCTCACTGCCATTTGTTGGAAGCTGAACCGAGGGAGGGGATCTCTTATTCTTGGAGGAGCATTCTGCAAGGTTTGGAGCTGATTAAACAAGGATACATATGGCAGATTGGTGATGGTACAAACGTCAAAATCTGGACTCACCCGTGGATACCACGGGCTTGGTCGCAACAGGTGATTACTCCCAAAGGATCGCATCTTATAACCCATGTAAGTGAGTTGATGTGCCCAATTACGGGTGGATGGCATGAAGCAATGGTCCGAGACACCTTTTGGCCGGAGGATGCCCGTCACATTCTGCAGACACCGCTGAGAGAAGGAGTAGAAGATTTCATAGCATGGCACTATGATGGTAAAGGTATACATTCAGTGAGAAGTGCGTATAAGCTGCAATCCCAATTGGCTAAGCACGCACGGACTGGGAGTCCGGCCTGTAGCTCAGAGGTGGCTGGCCAGTTTGATAGACATGGAGATGATGCTTGGAAACGCATTTGGAAACTCCCATGCCCAAAGAAACTTCAGATGTTCATATGGAGAATGAAACACGAAGCCTTAGCGTTGTGTACTAACTTGGAGAAACGGGGACTGAAACTAGAGACCAACAAATGCTTTTTCTGTGGCCGGGTAACAGAAGATGGAGGCCATCTGTTTATCAAGTGCAAAGCGGTCAAAGAAGTCTGGAGGGGGCTGGGCCTGGAGAAGGAGCGAGAGGCGTTGGAGGGATTCCCTGGCGTGCATGCAATGCTGGACAAGCTGTGGGAGCTAGATGAAAATAAAAGAGTGCTGATCGTTATCTTCTGGTGGCACTGGTGGAGTAATAGAAATAAGATAAGGGAGGGAGAGCTGGTTGTCGATGCACAAGAAGTCATGCGCCGTACCCACTGCAACGCTCTGGAATATCTGGAGTACTTTTCCCTGAAGAAAGGTAAACCTACTCAGCTAAAATGGCAGCCGCCAACTGAAGAGATGCTCAAGATTAATATAGATGGCTCATTCCAGCCCGGGAACTCGTTTGGGGGTTGGGGCTTGGTGGTGAGGGACTCTGTTGGGAATGTGATTACGGCCCATGCAGGCCGTCATGAAAATGTATCCGATGCATTTGGGGCTGAGGTCATTGCCATGAGTGCAGCCATTACAGTCGCAAGTGAGCTGGGTGCACTGCAGGTGATCTTTGAAACGGACTGCCAGCTGCTGGCTGAAGCTTTGGATCTTCGCAAGGTGGATTCCTCTCCCTACGCGGCCGTCATTGAGGACATCAAATTCCAGCTTAAGATGTGGTTCTCACACCAAAGAGTCAGCTATTGCCGACGTGAGGCCAACTCGGTAGCCCATGAGTTAGTAGTTATTGGTCGTATGTGTTTACCTAATGATAGTATGAGTTGGAACTCGAATTCACCGCCCCGTGTGGCTGTTTGTGTCACAGGTGATTCACCTGGACACCGTTAATCTATAAAGCTTTGCTTTACCTCAAAAAAGATGTTTTCAACTGCGCCCATATTTACCGGAGATTTACCCAGATGTGTTTCCTGCGCCGATCTCCTTGGTAATCACAAACGTGAGGGCAACGGAATGGGCCAAGGGGGACAGATCCGTTTTCTTTCTTCTTGAGGAAGAAAAGAAAGCGATCTAGGCCAGACGAGTTTGGCCTTCTGGTGACGTCAGGCGGCTCCTCTCCGTGGACGAGCGTCGGTCGTCCGTGGTGAGGGTCACCAGATCCATGCGTACAGATCGTGTAGCTTTAGCTTTTACTCTCTAACAACTTAGGTTTCATGTCGTTCGACGTCTTGACTTCTACTACGGTGAAAGAGGCACTGAATAAAGAACCTACAATTCTTTCCCAGTAAGGCTAACGGCTCTATGGTCAGGCATGGTTTTGAAAACTAGTATATTCAAGCGAGGTTGGTGGTGGGGGCGGCGGCATCCTTGTGGGGGACTTGTGTCAGCAGTCTTGGCCGTTGCAGCGATGTTTGCTCCGGCGCCGACACAGAGCTTGTGATGTAGTCCAGGAGCAGATGCAGTTGTGATATGCATTGGCGGCATCCGGAAGATGTTGGACTGTGCGCTAAGTTTGTGGTATGTGAATGACATACACGATTTCCTTCTTCAATGTCTTAGTCGCCGAAAAGTTGCATATCAGCCGTGTAACCACGCTGAGTGGTAGTACTAGGGATGGGTGACGACGTTGGAGTCAAGCTCACCGGAATCATCGGTCTTGATTCTAATTCTTTGTTGGATAGTGGTCCTCAGCATTGTGCTACCTTTTCAATTTTGTTAGGTCAATGTTTATATGACTGGTACTTGATATTTGTTATATGTATATCACACGTGTTACCATGTCAAAAAGAATCACAAATGTGAGGcggccactagtgcagaaccgggaaatagcaccggttcgtaagaccctttagtgccggttccacaaccggcactaaagtgtggtcactaaaggccccccccttagtaccggttcagcacgaaccggtgctaaaggccaaccacgtggcacgagccagctccgggggcagggagccctttagtgccggttggtaacaccaaccggtattaaaatattggggggttttgggtttatgatttcttttttatttaattttgtgttttccatttaattctttttcgtttgctggtattttacgatactacacattgtacacgttatgcatatatataactgatcatatatatatatatatcatcaaatgtctcacaaaccatcatattaattaattcagacatacacacatgtatatatatatatatacaattagatCGCTATATACAATTTCTACTACAATGTTGCCTTcgaagccagtggcattagcctaattggtgccttcggagaatGATATgataattggaagtggttcatgggggcggtagcgggtaatagtattctcccttcggatctatgacctggtcgagcaaaaatccgcatatttcctcttgaagtgcttgtacgcgctccgtttctaggagcttgtcccgcacctctgtgaacggttaagaaggagatcaatatgcatgtgcattagttatgtgactagatatcgataatggtgtaaaaattgtgaatagtgttgtgacaaacgtacccattcctgtctttgagatctgctcctttcggacgccatcatgcaaatgttctcgcaaacgcagtatgcacacatatcagtcccctgcgcctgctgaagggcctttacgagaatagaatttgatcagataataattaatcaagcatgataattaaagagatggcagctagctagttagctagtactacttaattacttaccttgggtcgaaaccatttcagcttttgtttccattcgcctggagtgacgctgaagaaccttgcccaagccctgcccgccgacaaagaaaatgaataaaggggttattaaatagttcatatcaggaaatgacaaactaaatagaccgagatatatagttaataatgattgaaattacatgttgactatcccaaacaagttgTTATAGTCAGAATTtattttgagtagtgagtccagtatttcaactgttcctgcgtcaactttaatgatacacaagatccagtgaaatctgcatgcacacacgtttgcatgtcttaattaagcgggcatatgtaagcaaaaacatgtagctagctagtaggaaaAAACCGAGAATTTGtaatacaagacagtgtgactcactggaagttgtaaggaggtagtatatcttcatggtatttgaggcgcttcaagaactctagcatgctgtcctctatatgctttgcatgatatgcatctattttccatgtgtattcattaacggtgtttgggtcaatgaacccaatgccatagcgttcaCCTTTTttccatttcatacatcttcatcctgcataataccacagaaaagaatatagtgaggataattacaggtaatgattgatcaaaaggatcactatagctagcttgagacttaaattacagaaagaaatcacttacagacaatagcaactgacgatagatttgtcgagtgcgtcttgattgtataactgaaacagttcattaTACTCAACGGCCATAGCTTtctgatggtagtaatgatccttcttaacTTCCACCATGAGAGACTCTCGATTGGAACTCTTGGTAAtgcccatgtaccattgatgcaattcatacattctcgttgggagcttcttgacctcgtctggcttgaccaaaggttcgccccggacatatttccgttttatttcctcctctgtaagcacaggcatgggctcgatctcgaggagttgtccaacagtgatattaagaatttcagcctgcattatatgctcctcggttattaccacatttcCCACCTCGGCAACATAAActttttgcccacaataatattgggcgcgcgtactctcacgtgttgttggcacaacaagcgaggggatcgattgcgccgcctgttctcccagctggggaacggttttcccgcattttttgacagctgcttgttgtttcctcgagctcgagctcgcttccctctgtagacgtgctcgatttaacttcctgatgtggcgctcatagtctgtgtcaacaggcttcagagctggtggttgagccatatgaatgaagtggtcaatcatttcctcaggcactttctcccttggcagcggtggcggtttcggtgcaaaatgggcttccacctcggcctttgatatggctgtgttttcctcctcggacttgtcataaggcctctgctgaagaggcgcgaggcttggaccatatttatatcgcttgcctccgtttgtacttcctgtactacctcgactcgtaccgctacgcaccatagctgcggggtgtctcttctgcgattgcttaggcggcggagacggctgacgtgactgagttggacgaggaggagtggtctgaagctgtgccggacttggaggaggagtggcccgaagttgtgccggacttggaggaggagtggacgtctgacgttgtgtcggacttggaggaggagtggcctgacactttgccggacttggaggaggaggagtggcctgacactttgccggacttgaaggaggaggagtggcctgacactttgccggacttggaggaggaggagtggcctcacgcgttggtggatttggaggagcaggagtctgctgactcggtggcggacttcgacgaggagtcgggtgacgcggtgtcggtggccttcgaaagacgatgcaatcctttctccataggatgacacgatgtatggcctctcccaatgtgtgctcgtcgtcacctccaggaatgtcaagctgtagccccgaatatgggtccaccacctcatcaaccaagacacgagcatagcccgctggaatcgggttgcaatggaaggttgcctcggggggatttgaaaaagcaacgacgtccgccaccttcatggatatgttcttcattttgaagtgtagctcgcagttagtgttctccgtgatgtcatccacggggtatctatccagcattgcgtcgcccggggcggaacccacgctgcttctcggcatggatggggtggtgctatccaatgctggatcatccgctagctgctgcagctgctgagaccccctttgctggctaagtgaatcGATCTGCTCCtggtgccgctggaatttgactaccaagtccgcgtgacttgcttctaggccttgaaggcgttcatagtcccgcttcctctactcctcctccatcttcctcttcttctcctccgcaatcttctttctcgcacgggttctgtagttggcgttccagtccgaaaacccctcataccacggaatagcgcccttgcctcgtgttcttcctgggtgtttaggatttcccagggcacgcgtaagctcgtcgttctctctgttgggctggaacacccccgatcgagcctcttctattgcaacaagtagctcatcatcggctccgttcagacatgccttcgtcgaaactttgcctgtcttcgggtccaactccccctcatgcgcatagaaccaagtcctgcacctggggggcccgctcttagtaaccggagtgacacctgcatcctccatctctttctcagacttatcccacttaggcattgccaccgcatagccacctggccccagcttatggaacttatcctttttttcggcattcttcttgtttattctcgaccattccttagctaattccgaatccttgaatttcatgaaatcgtcccaatgagtactttggttctctagtgttccctcgaatactggagtcttccttcctcccttgacgtacttgtcccatacatgattcttgtggttcttgaatgcaaccgccatcttcctaagagcagcgtccttgactttctgcacatctgcttctgtgaaatgatctggtagggtgaaatgttccatgagagtatcccaaagcagacctTTTTGTctgttgtcgacaaaagtaacatctggacgtggctttgctggctctctccattcttgaagggagatcgggagttggtccttcacaagaactccacactgacgaacgaacttgtccgcaatcttcttaggcgctaatggttcgccactatgtctgattgcctcgatattgtactttacgccctccttcaactttttgttcgggcctcgtttcgtcctgttgcctgaagatttgctcgatccggatggctgaaagaagaaagatcgattcgttaatatatcttcaagtcatttaaaacatgtgatgatcaccagatgcctgcttatataaatatatatacctcgccggtctttgttgtttcaagatcaacattttcttcgtcatcatcataatcatagttcatgacttcatcaattcggtcgtcgcgatcgaatatcatatcacccttcccggtgttgtttagaaattcggagccgtcataatcttcttcattctgatcatcatctggcccgcgaggatggcgtatcatatcgaacatggcctgttctccctctctgccggtattgtccgccatagcttttatttaactaatccaaaagaaatataaaacaa from Triticum dicoccoides isolate Atlit2015 ecotype Zavitan chromosome 6A, WEW_v2.0, whole genome shotgun sequence encodes:
- the LOC119318759 gene encoding BTB/POZ and MATH domain-containing protein 1-like codes for the protein MVTKSSSAVVVHAGEHLFKVVGHSMITGKIPLTSDTFRVADHDWAIMYYPNDDARVVNGQFSSIFLKLMTAGEEEVRAFYSFCLQDPAAPATGEKHKYKTGPKKFSSTDWGWGRSKFVSKADLSGCLDDGCLVIKCTIEVPRLMDDQQEGDENDGVIVPPADLSKDLANFLDSGLKADLTIKIGWFKRFKVHACVLAARSPVFRAQLCGAMMESRESSIRIEDVDAKVFEILLHYVYNDRLPESMDETTEETTNMAQHLLIAADRYAMERLKLMCESRLSKAPNINTVGFTLDLAEQYHCQQLKDCCLRYMTRNSKRLQEIINSEGFAQLKRNHPQAAFDILGQVIALLAT